CCGGTCGAAGTCGACCTCGACCCGACCGGGGTACGGGCCGAAGGCTTCGATCTCCAGACGGTGCAGCCTCATCGGACGGCCTCGGTGACGCGGCCCGACTGGATGGCCGCTGCCAGCAGAGCGACCTCCGACGGGATGGGGGCCGAACCCCGGCAGTCCTGCAGGAACGCCTCCACCACCGTCAGGTCGTCCGGAGCGGCCCGCGTCCCGGACGTCGCGGCGGTCCCCGGTCCCGGCGGGACGGCTTCGGGTACCCACTGGACGTTCACCGTGTGCGGTAGGACCGCCTGCAGCCGGCGCATCGGTTCCACCGGCCGGACCGGATCGGTGAGTTGCGCCGCCACCCAGGCGTCGGCCAGATCCGTTCTGGTCAGCAGATCGGCCAGCTCGCCGCGCACGGTCACCAGGCGGCGGCTCGCCGGCAGGTCGCGGGACGTGACGACGGGAAGGACGTCCCCAGGCGCCAGTTCGACCAGCAGCACCTGCTTGGTCTGACCGGCCTCCGAGAACGAGTACGGCAGCGGCGATCCGGGGTAACGGATGGTGGGCGTCACGGCCTGTGGCCGGTGCAGATGCCCCAGGGCGACGTAGTCGACCCCGTCGAAGACGTCGGCCGTCACCGACTCGACGCCCCCGACCGCAATAGAGCGCTCCGACCCACCGGGCATCGCCCCGACGACGAACGCGTGGGCCAGGACCACCGACCGCGTGCCCCTCGGCCGGGCGGCCAGGTCGGCCCGAATCCGGTCCATGGCGGCCGCCATCACGTCCTGATGATGCAGCCGCCCGCTCAGCGCCCACTCGTCCCGCACCAGCTCCGGTTCCAGGTAGGGGATCGCGTAGACGGCCACCGCCGCAGCTTCCGGGGCGTCGGCCATCGGTAGCAGCACCGGGGTGGCGACGTCCGCCGGCCGGGTCCGCAGGTGCAGGCCGCCGGCGGCCAGGAACTCGGTGAACGCGCCTAGCCGGGGGGCGGAATCGTGGTTGCCGGCGATCACCACGACCGGGATCCCCGCGCCAGCCAGCCGGGCCAGCACCCGCGACGCCGTCTGCACCGTCTCCGGCGACGGCACCGCCCGGTCGTAGAGGTCCCCGGAGACGAGGACGGCGTCGACCCGCTCGGCCACGGCCAGATCGATCACCGCATCGAGCACGGCCTGCTGCTCCGCCAGCAGGCTGTGACCGTGGAACGTCCGGCCCAGGTGCCAGTCGGAGGTGTGCAGCAATCGCATGATCAGAACCGTAGGTCGAGTGTCCGACAGCGGGTTCTCCGCGCGGTTCGGCGTGTTGCCGGTCGGTGGGACGACCGGTCAGGACCATGCTGCGGATGCCGCCGCCGGGTCGTGGCCCGCACCGGTCAGGCCGACCGGACGGACACGATGGCGAAGCCACCGGCGACCGCCCGCAACACCAACACCGACCTGGTCGGATCCACCGCAGGGGTATGACCGACCGGTTGTCCGGACCCGTCGACGACCGGGTACGACGGCAGCGACTGCTCCACTTCGACCGAGATCTCGTCGCCCGGGTTGGAAGGTGTGGTGTCCCCCGAGCTGACGCGAGCCGCCGAGATCACGTGGGTGCCGCCGTCGATGTGCAACCCACGCCTCCGCAGGTCGGCGACCAGCGCCCGATCGGCCTCCAGCGGGGGACCGGCGACATACACGGCGTCCAACGGCGCGGGATCGGCCGAGCTCAGCGCCTGGGCCCGGCGTTGGTCGAGCGAGCGGACGACATCGAGCCAGTCGATGACCGCCGATCCGGGAACAGCCGCCGACGGCGGGTCGTCCGTCGACGACGATGCCGCCGCCGCCGCGGACGACACCAGCGGATCGCCGGAGGTCGGATCGCCAGGTGCCGGACTCCCCGGCGGATCGCTGAGCGCGGTCGTCACCGCGGCAGCGAGCTCCGGCCGGGGGGTGCCCAGTTCCTCCGTAGGCCCGGAACCCGGCTGCTGACCGGCGGACGCATCGCCCGAGCTGGGCTGCGTCAGGGCCGCCGAGGCCGGTTCCTCCCCCGCGGCCCACCACCACCCCGCTCCGACCGCGACACCTCCCCCCACGAGGACAGCGACGCCCAGGACCGCTGCCCGGGTCACGTGGCGGCGGCCTCGAC
This window of the Nakamurella flava genome carries:
- a CDS encoding exonuclease SbcCD subunit D, producing the protein MRLLHTSDWHLGRTFHGHSLLAEQQAVLDAVIDLAVAERVDAVLVSGDLYDRAVPSPETVQTASRVLARLAGAGIPVVVIAGNHDSAPRLGAFTEFLAAGGLHLRTRPADVATPVLLPMADAPEAAAVAVYAIPYLEPELVRDEWALSGRLHHQDVMAAAMDRIRADLAARPRGTRSVVLAHAFVVGAMPGGSERSIAVGGVESVTADVFDGVDYVALGHLHRPQAVTPTIRYPGSPLPYSFSEAGQTKQVLLVELAPGDVLPVVTSRDLPASRRLVTVRGELADLLTRTDLADAWVAAQLTDPVRPVEPMRRLQAVLPHTVNVQWVPEAVPPGPGTAATSGTRAAPDDLTVVEAFLQDCRGSAPIPSEVALLAAAIQSGRVTEAVR